In a genomic window of Nostoc sp. UHCC 0870:
- a CDS encoding Ycf51 family protein, which produces MLTTSEFFQYTQWSGIATLVFAVLAILAFLFKWGIRFRLVGITGFMLVLTVGLFSLSIVPLSRTVIPGSAKYTLVYDNGSNQAVIAISPQLSPEEVEATLLQAASNLYSFGRSGRQGDNQLTVRARTIIHPEPGLSIPLYLGDVKRSLANREDQDLTVTIYPEKFAQLPKSDA; this is translated from the coding sequence ATGCTTACAACATCTGAATTTTTTCAATATACTCAATGGTCGGGTATTGCCACACTGGTATTTGCTGTTTTGGCAATACTCGCTTTTCTGTTTAAATGGGGTATCCGCTTTCGGCTAGTAGGTATAACTGGCTTTATGTTGGTGCTGACTGTTGGTTTATTTTCGCTGTCAATAGTGCCTTTGAGTCGTACCGTGATTCCAGGTTCAGCTAAATACACCCTAGTCTACGATAATGGTTCAAACCAAGCAGTAATCGCCATATCACCCCAACTTTCACCTGAAGAAGTAGAAGCTACACTACTTCAAGCTGCGAGTAACCTCTATTCTTTTGGTCGTTCGGGTAGACAGGGAGATAATCAGCTAACAGTTCGGGCGCGTACCATTATCCACCCAGAACCAGGTCTTTCTATACCACTTTACCTGGGTGACGTGAAGCGATCGCTCGCTAATCGTGAAGATCAAGATTTGACAGTCACAATATATCCAGAAAAGTTTGCTCAACTGCCAAAATCTGATGCTTAA
- the cynS gene encoding cyanase has protein sequence MSIPEITQTLLEAKKEKGLSFADLEKILGRDEVWIAAVFYRQASPSEEEAKLLVDALDLAPIYIQDLTAYPVKGLGPVVPTDPLIYRFYEIMQVYGFPIKEVIQEKFGDGIMSAIDFTLDVEKEVDPKGDRVKITMSGKFLPYKKW, from the coding sequence ATGTCTATCCCCGAAATTACGCAAACCTTACTCGAAGCAAAAAAAGAGAAAGGACTCAGTTTTGCAGATTTAGAAAAAATTCTCGGACGGGATGAAGTATGGATTGCTGCTGTATTCTACCGTCAAGCTAGTCCCTCTGAGGAAGAGGCTAAGTTACTGGTAGACGCATTAGATTTAGCACCAATTTATATTCAAGATTTGACCGCATACCCAGTCAAGGGTTTGGGGCCAGTTGTCCCAACTGATCCACTCATTTACCGCTTCTATGAGATTATGCAGGTCTACGGCTTCCCAATTAAGGAAGTTATTCAAGAAAAGTTTGGCGATGGAATTATGAGTGCGATTGACTTTACCTTAGATGTAGAGAAAGAAGTAGATCCGAAAGGAGATCGCGTTAAAATCACTATGTCCGGTAAATTTTTACCTTACAAAAAGTGGTAG
- a CDS encoding DNA-methyltransferase yields MINFKPYYTQQHGQAYLGDSLEIITSIPDNSINLILTSPPFALTRKKEYGNESSDKYIEWFLPFAYEFKRVLAENGSFVLDLGGAYLPGNPVRSIYQYELLVRLCKEVGFFLAQELYHYNPARLPTPAEWVTIRRIRVKDAVNIVWWLSKIPNPKADNRKVLKPYSQSMKRLLKNGYKPQIRPSGHDISDKFQKDNQGAIPPNLLEIANTESNSVYLRRCKAAGIKPHPARFPQGFAEFFIKFLTDEGDIVLDPFAGSNTTGFVAETLQRRWISFEIKEDYLLGSRYRFGN; encoded by the coding sequence ATCATCAACTTTAAACCTTATTACACGCAACAGCACGGACAAGCATACTTAGGTGACAGTCTGGAAATTATTACCAGCATCCCAGACAACAGTATTAACTTAATCCTCACTTCACCACCATTTGCTTTAACGCGCAAAAAAGAATACGGTAACGAAAGTTCAGATAAATATATCGAATGGTTTTTACCTTTCGCCTACGAATTTAAAAGAGTCTTAGCAGAAAATGGCTCATTTGTTTTAGATTTAGGCGGTGCTTATCTTCCTGGTAATCCTGTACGGAGTATCTACCAGTATGAACTTTTAGTCAGACTGTGCAAAGAAGTCGGCTTTTTTCTGGCGCAAGAATTGTACCATTATAATCCAGCACGACTGCCCACCCCCGCAGAATGGGTGACAATCAGAAGGATTCGTGTCAAAGATGCAGTAAATATAGTTTGGTGGTTGTCAAAAATACCCAACCCCAAAGCAGATAATAGAAAAGTTTTAAAGCCATATAGTCAGAGTATGAAACGCTTACTTAAAAATGGCTATAAACCTCAAATTCGTCCTAGTGGACATGATATTTCTGATAAATTTCAAAAAGATAACCAAGGCGCAATTCCGCCAAATTTGCTAGAAATCGCTAACACTGAATCTAATAGTGTTTATTTACGACGCTGCAAAGCAGCCGGAATTAAACCTCATCCAGCAAGATTCCCTCAAGGATTTGCTGAATTCTTCATCAAGTTTTTAACTGATGAAGGTGACATAGTTCTAGATCCATTTGCAGGTTCTAACACCACTGGTTTTGTTGCTGAAACTTTACAGCGTCGATGGATTTCATTTGAGATTAAAGAGGACTATCTTTTGGGAAGTCGTTATCGATTTGGTAATTAG